The bacterium genome includes the window TTGACATAATACTTTTTATTGAAAGTGTCGGAAAATGAGCATCCAAGGTACAGCGGTCCGACGATCGTATCTATGCCCAATAATATCGAGTATGAATACTTTAAATCGTTTGTGCTAATCGATTGATTGGTATTCCATGCATTGCCGGTTTCGGCAACAAGTCCTGCATAAATCCCTTCGGAATACGGCGAGGAACTTTTTGCCAAATGAAACATGTAAATCGCGCTTCCGTACAGATAACGATCCCCGGTGATTTGTCGGGGGTTGTATGCTGATAAATGAAGAAACCCACCCAGCATCCATTGGTCGTAAACGGGAAGACGTGAACCAAGACTGGAGCCGCCTTCCAACGACAATATCCACGTGTGTTTTCCGGCCGTGAGTGTTTTCAAATAGCCAAGGCGCAAACCCCGGTAGTTTGAATCAGCGCCAAGCGATTTGCGGGACGAGTAATACTGCACAATTGAGCTGCTGCCGAATTTTGGAAAATTTGGATCGTCCAAATTATCAAATTGTAATCGAGCTAAAATACCTGCTCCTCTTATGGTGACGTCAGGCAGATTTGATCCGACGGTTGCAGATGCTTGCCCATACGTCCGGGCGAGCCCAATCCGCCCTTCCACAGAATTGCTTATGGCGATACCGAGATCGGATCCAATGCGAAATTGGTATGCGGAATAAGTTGCCATAGCATCCGGTGACTGAGGTGAGAAAACGTTTGCCTGAAATTTTTCAGCAGAAAAACTTGGTGCAACGAAAAAAATTCCGTGATGGTGGAGAGGCTGATAAAATTCCGTCTCATATTTTGGAAAATCTCCAATCCGCAATAAATGTTTCCATTCTGCTCCGCGCGTATTAAGTTTCGTCATTCTGTAAAGAGTCAGCACGTTTACAGATCCTGCCCCTTCAAGATCCATTGACATCACCAGGCCAAATCGAAGATAATTTGGGCCCCATGACTTTCGTCTTCCGTTTATCTGAAGTGCATAGTGTCCGCTTTCCTCAAGCAGGTTAAAATCAACCTGTTCGTAGTCGCCCAATTCATATATGTCGTTAATGTCTTTCCGGAGTTGTGCAAGATCAAGAGGTCTACCGAGGCTGGTCTTAAGGCGATGGTATACTCGCCGGTCGTTCCGTAGATCGCCGCCCAATTGGATGTAATCAATCTGCATGGATTGCAGCGTGCGCGCATTTTTCATGTTCAAAAACGCGGCATATTCCTCAATAGAAACAGAATATCTGCTAAGCGATTCTGCAGCCGATCGCGCGGCTTCTTCACCGATACGGATTGATTCTGCGAACCGCATGAAATCGCTGCTCCCGATATCGCCCAGTTCCGGCCTGATCAGAACGTCTTTTTCATTTAAGGTAGCTACTTGTTCATCTACTCTCTTCTGTGTAAGCACATTGAAAACCTGAACGGTAATACCCATGATGGAACTGAGTTCATCCCGTTTTAGGAGCGGTTCTCCTACATCTACAGCGATTATAATATCGGCGCCCATCGCACGGACAACGTCGACCGGAACATTATCTACTAATGCTCCATCAACCAGGATCATTCCGTTTATTTCTACAGGTGAA containing:
- a CDS encoding BamA/TamA family outer membrane protein, giving the protein MSAHITPILGCILIVCIIQTSDLRAGDFPEPMPRPKIGLVLGGGGARGLAHVGVLNVLKELRIPVDYIAGTSMGAIAGGLFAAGMSVEEIETLTRTLDWRDVLNDKPSRDYRSFRRKEEDNLNLMGFEVGFNDGKIFFPRGLIAGQKLSFVLRTQTLAVAGISDFDKLPIPFRAVATNIENGEMVILANGNLPSAMRASMSVPSVFSPVEINGMILVDGALVDNVPVDVVRAMGADIIIAVDVGEPLLKRDELSSIMGITVQVFNVLTQKRVDEQVATLNEKDVLIRPELGDIGSSDFMRFAESIRIGEEAARSAAESLSRYSVSIEEYAAFLNMKNARTLQSMQIDYIQLGGDLRNDRRVYHRLKTSLGRPLDLAQLRKDINDIYELGDYEQVDFNLLEESGHYALQINGRRKSWGPNYLRFGLVMSMDLEGAGSVNVLTLYRMTKLNTRGAEWKHLLRIGDFPKYETEFYQPLHHHGIFFVAPSFSAEKFQANVFSPQSPDAMATYSAYQFRIGSDLGIAISNSVEGRIGLARTYGQASATVGSNLPDVTIRGAGILARLQFDNLDDPNFPKFGSSSIVQYYSSRKSLGADSNYRGLRLGYLKTLTAGKHTWILSLEGGSSLGSRLPVYDQWMLGGFLHLSAYNPRQITGDRYLYGSAIYMFHLAKSSSPYSEGIYAGLVAETGNAWNTNQSISTNDLKYSYSILLGIDTIVGPLYLGCSFSDTFNKKYYVNLGRTF